One genomic window of Fusarium keratoplasticum isolate Fu6.1 chromosome 3, whole genome shotgun sequence includes the following:
- a CDS encoding Peptidase M12A domain-containing protein — MNGSIEWIDNDLLCFCDEDDICYCFESDSYDSESSESESESEFESEDSDSYDFDMDQLQHLSQRHASSSRPKTTSRSQHKSTSQPRKSSSSDGAKAGLAKSNVLWPSERCNLRVRFLNGDKFDQETVKKYVTDHYNSIPMRLRFKFLGLGDPEHSDIRITFTNESKCLIGRSAENHRGEPTMWLNMHRDSSMGAEARRAKRQYDILHEFGHALGMQHEHQHPECKVNWNMQVIQAKYGWSAEKVHDNFDRLTQGVKPAAYDPESIMHYPVDPGDTHSLVTYVPLATKLSEGDKKFLMAIYPKPTTVVKPPQKPPRIVTKKPTHDDYMVQRLTAQLVMQYWMQNAMLEAIKSEERRLRRAQKEMEMMQYFFAPFVVNQVVLVPCYYWY, encoded by the coding sequence ATGAACGGGTCCATTGAGTGGATTGACAACGATCTGCTATGCTTCTGTGACGAAGACGACATTTGCTACTGTTTCGAGTCGGATAGCTACGACTCTGAGAGctccgagtccgagtccgagtccgagTTCGAGTCTGAAGACTCTGATTCTTACGATTTCGATATGGATCAACTCCAACATCTCAGTCAACGACATGCAAGTTCAAGCCGACCAAAGACTACTTCTCGATCCCAGCACAAGTCGACCTCTCAACCCCGCAAAAGTTCCTCCTCGGATGGCGCGAAGGCTGGCCTTGCAAAGAGCAATGTTCTATGGCCTAGCGAGAGGTGCAACTTGAGGGTCCGCTTTCTCAACGGCGACAAATTCGATCAAGAGACGGTCAAGAAGTACGTGACAGATCATTACAACTCGATACCGATGCGCCTCCGGTTCAAGTTTCTTGGGCTGGGTGATCCCGAACACTCTGACATCCGCATTACCTTTACCAACGAGTCAAAATGTCTTATAGGCCGTTCTGCCGAGAACCATCGCGGAGAGCCAACCATGTGGCTCAACATGCATCGAGACTCCAGTATGGGAGCAGAAGCGAGGCGAGCAAAGAGACAGTACGACATTTTGCACGAGTTCGGCCATGCCCTGGGTATGCAGCATGAGCATCAACATCCTGAATGCAAAGTCAACTGGAACATGCAGGTCATCCAAGCAAAGTATGGTTGGAGCGCCGAGAAGGTTCACGACAACTTTGACAGGTTGACCCAGGGGGTGAAGCCTGCTGCATATGACCCAGAGTCCATCATGCACTATCCAGTTGACCCAGGAGATACCCACAGCCTCGTCACATATGTGCCCCTAGCGACCAAGTTGTCTGAAGGCGACAAGAAGTTCCTGATGGCCATCTATCCAAAACCGACCACAGTTGTCAAGCCTCCACAGAAACCACCGAGGATTGTAACAAAGAAGCCGACGCATGATGACTACATGGTACAGCGTCTGACTGCTCAGCTGGTGATGCAGTACTGGATGCAGAATGCAATGCTGGAAGCAATCAAGTCCGAAGAGAGACGTTTGAGAAGAgcccagaaggagatggagatgatgcagtATTTCTTTGCCCCGTTCGTGGTTAACCAAGTTGTCCTGGTTCCCTGCTACTACTGGTATTAA
- a CDS encoding Nucleotid-trans domain-containing protein: MMGAVRSNRVALLVAAVFFTFFMGLAHFHLNATPSRPATAISDSDEYIPDVDHAAASPDNAPKVATKAAQPAKASVFPSAKAEEDPGTVPAIPTPASEEPEIEVVEEVVEVEVEETPTPTPTPTAAESHVLRPQDFVIPSVKPTTPQFADYGAWGWKLPHPDPIWKESLGERLCIVDLESRPFDKPGQIWDPQGMSWSRAKDVHGPSGGTLNHWVYSQIHGYKYYYVKINTYKDRRDSWKKPSVLSKILKNHDVCIFIDSDALFNHLDLPLEWLMNYWSISPHNNSLALAVDPDVQHNHDRFGKLFLNTGFMIMQNNNKTYDIFRDWDDCPNEGSKYPGCTEFRHRKGWQPTDQGGFGTFVRYDYPNDIKELPCTEANGFPEANQGCMGKFIKHVWLGKEDRLKIVVGNVFPGTLLETFHKQFLAAKNTFFTTEDALMSNE; encoded by the exons ATGATGGGCGCTGTTCGCTCCAACCGGGTGGCGCTGCTTGTCGCGGCCGTTTTCTTCACATTCTTCATGGGCTTGGCCCATTTCCATCTTAATGCCACTCCATCCCGCCCGGCCACTGCCAT CTCCGACTCCGACGAGTATATCCCCGACGTCGATCACGCCGCTGCCAGCCCCGACAACGCGCCCAAGGTCGCTACCAAGGCCGCGCAGCCTGCGAAGGCCTCTGTCTTCCCCtctgccaaggctgaagaagaCCCCGGGACCGTCCCAGCCATCCCCACGCCTGCATCCGAGGAGCCCGAgatcgaggtcgtcgaggaggttgtcgaaGTCGAAGTCGAGGAAACTCCTACTCCCACTCCTACACCCACCGCCGCCGAGTCCCATGTCCTGCGCCCTCAGGACTTTGTGATCCCTTCGGTCAAGCCCACTACCCCCCAATTTGCAGACTATGGCGCTTGGGGATGGAAGCTTCCTCACCCCGACCCCATCTGGAAGGAGTCTCTGGGCGAGCGTCTTTGCATCGTTGACCTCGAAAGCCGTCCTTTCGATAAGCCTGGACAGATTTGGGATCCCCAGGGAATGAGCTGGAGCCGTGCCAAGGATGTCCATGGTCCTTCTGGCGGCACTCTGAACCACTGGGTCTACT CCCAGATCCACGGTTACAAGTACTACTacgtcaagatcaacaccTACAAGGATCGACGTGATtcttggaagaagccatctGTTCTgtccaagatcctcaagaaccACGACGTCTGCATCTTTATTGATTCGGACGCCCTCTTCAACCATCTCGACCTCCCTCTCGAATGGCTCATGAACTACTGGAGCATCTCGCCTCACAACAACTCgctcgccctcgccgtcgacCCCGATGTACAGCACAACCACGACCGATTTGGcaagctcttcctcaacacTGGCTTCATGATCATGcagaacaacaacaagacaTACGACATCTTCAGAGACTGGGACGACTGCCCTAACGAGGGCAGCAAGTACCCTGGTTGCACCGAGTTCCGACACCGCAAGGGCTGGCAGCCCACCGATCAGGGCGGCTTCGGCACCTTTGTGCGCTACGACTACCCCAACGATATCAAAGAGCTGCCCTGCACAGAGGCCAACGGTTTCCCCGAGGCCAACCAGGGTTGCATGGGCAAGTTCATCAAGCACGTTTGGCTGGGCAAGGAGGATAGGCTCAAGATTGTCGTCGGCAACGTGTTCCCCGGCACTCTTCTCGAGACCTTCCACAAGCAGTTCCTCGCAGCGAAGAACACCTTTTTTACAACAGAGGACGCTCTTATGTCTAATGAGTAA
- a CDS encoding AB hydrolase-1 domain-containing protein — translation MRLSNLFSFALGALVTIVVANEQPKQAWPKTQSGHFSISNFTFDSGETLDELDLHYRTLGKLKVYPDGTTNAVLIMHGTTGQTEQFLNDDFASVLFNPGQPLDAKKYFLILRDGIGHGNSSKPSTHALRARFPSYQYSDMVRADHLLLTEHFGIDHMRLVMGVSMGGMHTWMWGEMYPDFMDALMPISSLPTQIAGHNRLWRKFVTEMITGDPAWNEGNYEEQPTVGLGGALMIQQVMLSSPAYWQRGFPTRAAVDAYVDQLVPHIAEFDANDQLFAWNASYTYDPEADLGRIKAPLTAVNTADDWMNPPELGILERSVKNKMKRGLGKAITLPASKETRGHSSYIQANLWKDELKALLAKTKPRKGGR, via the coding sequence ATGAGACTTTCAAACCTCTTTTCTTTCGCACTTGGCGCACTCGTCACTATAGTAGTCGCCAACGAGCAACCAAAGCAAGCATGGCCTAAGACTCAAAGCGGCCATTTCTCCATCTCAAACTTCACTTTCGACTCTGGAGAGACTCTAGATGAACTCGATCTTCACTATCGAACCTTGGGAAAGCTCAAGGTTTACCCTGACGGAACCACCAACGCCGTGCTCATCATGCACGGAACCACAGGCCAGACCGAGCAGTTCCTCAACGACGACTTTGCAAGCGTCTTGTTCAACCCTGGCCAGCCTCTTGACGCCAAGAAATACTTTCTTATTCTGCGTGACGGTATCGGACATGGAAACTCAAGCAAGCCCAGCACCCATGCCCTTCGTGCCCGTTTCCCGAGCTACCAGTATTCCGACATGGTTCGCGCTGATCACCTTCTCCTGACTGAGCATTTCGGCATTGACCACATGCGGCTCGTCATGGGCGTCTCCATGGGCGGCATGCACACTTGGATGTGGGGAGAGATGTACCCGGACTTCATGGATGCGTTGATGCCCATCTCCTCTCTGCCAACTCAGATTGCTGGTCATAACCGACTGTGGAGGAAGTTTGTGACCGAGATGATCACTGGAGATCCTGCATGGAACGAAGGCAATTACGAGGAACAGCCGACCGTGGGACTCGGAGGTGCATTGATGATCCAACAAGTAATGCTCTCCTCACCTGCTTACTGGCAAAGGGGGTTCCCTACTCGAGCTGCAGTAGATGCCTACGTTGATCAGCTTGTCCCCCACATTGCCGAGTTTGACGCCAACGACCAACTCTTTGCTTGGAACGCATCCTACACCTACGACCCCGAGGCTGATCTCGGCCGAATCAAGGCTCCCCTGACTGCTGTGAACACGGCCGACGACTGGATGAACCCCCCCGAGCTTGGAATCTTGGAACGCAgcgtcaagaacaagatgaaGCGCGGCTTGGGCAAGGCAATCACACTTCCTGCTAGCAAGGAGACAAGGGGACATAGTTCGTACATCCAGGCAAACCTTTGGAaggacgagctcaaggcacTGCTGGCCAAGACAAAGCCCCGTAAGGGAGGCCGATGA